The Chitinivorax sp. B DNA segment GGATGGCATCAGATGAGATGCAGGTCTATTACAGCCTGGTGTTTACCGGTAATACGAAACGGTAGCCAGCGCCATATACCGATTCAATGTCATCGTGATCTGGCCATGTCCCGCCAATTTCTTCCGCAATTTTTTGACATGGCTGTCGATGGTTCTGGCCGCCACTACCAGACGATCCGGATAGATGCGATCCATCAGTGAATCGCACGCAAAGATCCGCCCTGGTGTGTGGGCTAGCAACTGCAGCAATTTGTATTCGATGACCGTCAGATCCAGCAACTGCCCATGCAATCGGGCTTGGAATTTGTCATCTTCAAACTGAACCGCGGTGTGTGCCGGCAAGCCCAGTTGTCGACGGCGCAATACTGCTTTGACCCGGGCAGTAGCGTCTCGCAGGCTATAGGGTTTACAGATATGGTCATCGGCATCGAGGTAATCAGTCGATGCTGGTTGGAAAGTGTTCTTCAGCAGGATGGAGTTGTATGAATGGTGCCGGTTGTTTGGCCAGTTGCTCATCGCTGAGCTTGGGATCGACATTGATGGCAGGGAAACTCAGGCGGCCAATAGCCAGGGTGATAGCAGTACAGGCCGGATTGTTGTTGTGAAGTCCATGTAATCGCCTCGTGTTGGTTATATGCGCCTGGTCGTCTGTCGGCTGGTTGGAGTCAGCCGGTCAGAGACGTATGTAGAAGGACTATTTGCAACAATTTGGTATCAAAATGACAAACATTGTGCGAGTGATTGCAGCGAGTACACGAAAGAAAACAGGCTGGCGCATCGGAGCTGCCAGCCTGCAGGGTGGTTGCAGCAAGTGTTACTGCGACAACACCACTTTCACACTGCTGTCGATGGCACCTTTTTCAATGTAACCGATCATGTTGGGGTTATCGGCCACCAATTTTTTCACTGCAGCATCGTTACCCACTTCCTTGGGCGGTTGCCCTTTGCCGGAGAAAATCAGCTTGGACCAATAGGCTTTTACCTGAGCGGCCGATTTGCCCGTGACCTTGGTATAGAACTCCTCACGCGCGCCAGCGCTTTCCGATTGGTCTATCGGCACTGCCTGGCCACCACCTGGAAAGTTATTGGTTTTGCCAAGGAAGATTTGCGATACCTGATCTGAAGACAACGAACCCACACCGCTCTTGGCACCGACCACTACTGCAATCTCGGCATGTGCCACTGGCATGCTCAGGAACAGAGTCGCAAGCAGCACATTCAACAATTTGGCTTTCATCTTGTCTCCCCCTTAGAACACGAAATCGACAGCAGCGCTGAATAGGTTGATCTTTTTGCCAGGGTCGAAGTCGGGTTGGGTATTGTTAAGTGTGTAGCCTGCTCCTTTGTTGTCAATCTTCAGGTGATCCCACTGGAGTTTGATGTCCATGTTTTTCATCACATCCCAACGAACACCAATGGTGATATTGCGTTGCGCATTATTGCCCGCATTCAGTAAGCCGTTCAGGCCAGCATTCAGTAAGGCAACATTATTATTAAGGGAGGTCACACCGCCATTGACCTGATCGACACCCGCCTGCAATGCCGCCAATTGCGGAATGGCTGGTAAATTGGGCAGTACAGCAGTATTGACGCTGCTGGCACCAGATGAGGTCAGTTCGCTATCAGTCTTGAGTCGGGAATAAGTCATATAAGGTGTGAACTTGCCCACCCGAACGCCACCGGAGACATACCAACCGGTGGTGTCGCCGACGAAAGATTCCGTCTTGCGTTTGGTATATTCTGCCTGAACGAACCATTGACCTGGATCATAGGTGGCACCAAAGCCAATGAATGAGGCCGGTACTTCTGACGCTTCATATTGATTAACCACGTCGCTGGCGGTTGACGCAGTTGTGCTCGTTGCCAAGGCTGTGGCACTGGCAGAAGATGCCAGACTATTCAGCAATGCAATCAGATTAGCTGGTAGTGGTTGCTGGGCTGCAGACTGGGCGCCTGCAGCGACTTGATTGGCACCTGCCGAAATCTGGCTGGCACCGGAACTTGCAGTACGATAACCATTGAACGCCGTATTGATGGCATCGCCGGCATAGCTGAACTTGGTACGAACATAGCCAACCCGCAAAGTCAGGGAATTGATCTCAGTGGTAATGTTCAGTCCCAAGGTCCGTCTGCCTTCGGCTTCATTCATGCCCAGTGACGAGGGAATCTTGTCCTTGGCCCGGCCGCCATAGGCTTGAAATGTTGTCGAAACATTGCCGGTATTCAGACGGTAGACTGCATCTCCACCGTCCAAATGTGAAAACGGCACTTGGAAATAGACTTCCGTTGGTGGCCGTACCCATGGATTGGCATAACCCACCTTTCGGTAGTCCGACACCATATAGACCGGCAGGGCGATACGCCCGGCGTGGAATGCGAGATCTTGTGTGGCTTGAAGTTTGGCATTGGCCCATTCGAGAACTGGCTTGAAGGTTTTGTCATACCGGCGTTCTGATATTACCTGGATGGTAGCTGACAGCATCTCATTCGCTTTCATATCAGCCTGAACGCCCAGCTTGCTGTCTACGCCAAAATCCCAGTTGTGCGAATAGCCGGCACCATTGGGTTGATTCAGGCCTGTGCGGTAATCCGCTTTATCGGTGCTGGAATGTACGACACCCACAGTGCCAAACCCTCGCAGCTTGAATGCATCTTCACCGTCTGCCGCAACTTGAAGCGACATCACCATGAGCGCGGAACCGACCGCAGCTACCATGAGGCGCTGTTTCATATTATGTCCTCCTGAAACTTGTTTGAACTCGTCTGACGGGTAACTGGCCAGCCTTGCCGGCTAACCTGCGCCCTGCTTGCCTGTGGATCTTGACCTGTTTCTGGTGACCGGAATGGCATCAGCTTGTACTGCGTGGTCACGGATTGGGGCTTACGTTTTGAAATGCCCGGAAATTTCGCGCAGATTCTCGGTAAGCTGCTTGATATTGCTGCTGATCTGAGCCAGCTTTTTGCCTTGTCCGGCGGTGGTGCCTGAAATACGGTGCAAATCGTTCATTTGTGAACTGATGTCACCGGAGGCTTGTTGCTGTTGATCAGTGGCCATGGCAATCGTCTGGTTCATGCTGCTGATGGTACTGACCTTGTCAGAGATCTCTTGCAGTGTTTGGCCAGAGCCAGTGACTTGCTCGACTGTTTTCTCCGCTTCACGCTGGCTGGTCAGAATGACATCCACAACCGACGCGGTGGTGGCTTGAAGTTGTGAGACGATGTCAAAAATCTGGGCGGTAGATTCGCGGGTACGGGCTGCCATGCTACGGACCTCGTCTGCAACCACAGCAAAACCGCGGCCATGTTCACCTGCCCGTGCCGCTTCAATTGCTGCATTCAGGGCCAACAGATTGGTCTGCGA contains these protein-coding regions:
- a CDS encoding winged helix-turn-helix domain-containing protein — its product is MSNWPNNRHHSYNSILLKNTFQPASTDYLDADDHICKPYSLRDATARVKAVLRRRQLGLPAHTAVQFEDDKFQARLHGQLLDLTVIEYKLLQLLAHTPGRIFACDSLMDRIYPDRLVVAARTIDSHVKKLRKKLAGHGQITMTLNRYMALATVSYYR
- a CDS encoding substrate-binding domain-containing protein; the encoded protein is MKAKLLNVLLATLFLSMPVAHAEIAVVVGAKSGVGSLSSDQVSQIFLGKTNNFPGGGQAVPIDQSESAGAREEFYTKVTGKSAAQVKAYWSKLIFSGKGQPPKEVGNDAAVKKLVADNPNMIGYIEKGAIDSSVKVVLSQ